GTGGCCCAGGCCGCCGGTTGGCTTAAGGACAAGCGCGATGCCATCGTGAAGGAGGCGATGTAGATTGGAGAGCTTCAGAGGCAAAGGAGACCACCGATCGCTCGGCCGGGGCATGGGCCTCGCCTTCCGGGGCACCATCCACCGCATTCTGGCCGAGATGAAGGTGGTGGAGAAGCTGACCCCGGTCAGTGCGGGCCGAGTGCGCCTTATGGAGGAGCGCGTGGGTCGCGCCTACCCTCACCTGCTCGATGAGATGCAGGGGATCGCCGAGGGGGCGGGCCTGGACTATCTGCAGGTGCTGGCCTACAACTTCCTCACCTCTGTCAACTGGGCCTGCACCAATGTGGCCTTCTGCGATGGGGACCACGGGCCGATCATTGGCAAGACGAACGACATCGGCGAGGATCGGGCCTACTACCACGTCCTGGCCGACCTGACCTTCCCCTCCGGGGCCAGGCTGTTACATTTCACCTGGCCGGGCACGATCTGGTCCAACGCTGGCATCAACTGCCACGGCATTGGCCAGGCTGGGGCCAGCGTGGGCACCGAGTCGGTGAACGGGCGAGGGCTGGAGAGTAACCTGCTCCAGAGAGTGATCCTAGAGGAGAGCACCTGTCTGGAGGAGGCGGTGGAAATCGGCATGGCCTACCCGGCCAAGAACCACGCCGCCAACATCACCCTGGCCGACAGTGAGAGCGTGGTGGTGCTGGAAAAGGGAGTGGGGGAGTCGGGGCTGCGCTTCCCTCGCGGCGAGGCCATCTTTGCCACCAACCACTGGGTCACCGGACGTATGGCGCCCGTCTGTCATTTCTCCTCGGCGGAGTTCGAGCAGAACACTCGCGCTCGTTGGAGCAACCTAGAGCGGCTGGTGAGGGAATCACAGGGGCGGCATACGACAGACCGCATTAAGGAGATCCTCTGCGATCATGCCAGCCCCGGGGCCATATGCCAGCACGGGCCCCTCATGCACACGACCGTGGCTTACGTGCTGCAGCCAGGGCCGCGTCGCGTCGAGTTTGCCTACGGCAAGCCATGTGAGACGGGGTTCCGTCAGTTCAGTATGGAGTAGGCGTCTATGAGCAAGGCCGTGCTCTACGTCGTAGTCAGCATGGACTGCGAGCGGGTCACCGCGGAGTCCCTCATCGGAGGGACCGAATCCTGGGATATGAGCCGCCGGGCGGTGCTCGGGCTGGCGGAGATGCTGGAGCAGGAGGGCTTTCAGGGTACGTTCCTGCCTACGCCGGATACGGCGGCGCGACAGGCATCGCTCTTCGCGGAGGTGGCCGGGCGAGGGTTCGAGGTGGGGCTGCAGTTCCACTGCCGCAGCTTCGGCGATCTCCGCTACGATCAGGTGCTGGGGCACTACAGCCGCGATCGGCAGCGGGAGATCCTCTCGCTGGCCAAGGACGCTTGGGAGCAGGCGCTGGGACGGCCCATGCTCACCTACCGTTCCGGCTTTCTCTCGGCCAGCGACGATACCTTCCCCATCCTAGCTGAACTAGGGGTGAAGCAGACCTCCTGCAGCAAAGCCGGTCGGTATCGGCCTGACATCGGGGCCCGCTGGCTGGGGGCTCTGCCGTACGCCCACCGGGCCAGCGCCACTTGCCGTCTGGAAAGCGGGGACCTGGACTTGGTGGAGGTACCGGTTTCGTCTCACCCAGGGGAGAGGTTCTCTCTGGAGCCGCGGTTCGACCCCAAGGACCCCCGGCCCGATAGCGCCTACGCCCCGGAGGTGTACACCGGGATCGTGGACGCGTGCCTACACGAGATGGCGCTGC
This genomic stretch from Anaerolineae bacterium harbors:
- a CDS encoding polysaccharide deacetylase family protein codes for the protein MSKAVLYVVVSMDCERVTAESLIGGTESWDMSRRAVLGLAEMLEQEGFQGTFLPTPDTAARQASLFAEVAGRGFEVGLQFHCRSFGDLRYDQVLGHYSRDRQREILSLAKDAWEQALGRPMLTYRSGFLSASDDTFPILAELGVKQTSCSKAGRYRPDIGARWLGALPYAHRASATCRLESGDLDLVEVPVSSHPGERFSLEPRFDPKDPRPDSAYAPEVYTGIVDACLHEMALLSPKVATFVILTHNTLDYGSSEEPRRALMLGMLRHLKAKQEQGWTLVPAGLGDVRRALLG